The genomic DNA CGCCTGAAGTACGACAAGAACAATTTCCATTATGAACAATACCCATGTAGTGGCAAAGAACTTTGCAATCAATATGCCAACGGGCACCCCCTGAATTCCACCCCAAACTCCATAAAATGTGCGTCGTTGTGTGGAAGAGACTGAATAGCGTGTAAGAATTATCCACTCTTCGGGCTGCACCCGGCATATCGTGTCGCGTTATACCTGTTACCTCACATTGTATCGAGGCCTTCTGCCAACAATCTGTTTCGTCACAGACCACATCCAGCGGACTCCCTTTTCCGCGCCTGATAGTTTGAAATTCAAATACAAGGCGTCAGCCCGATTCGAAATTAGAGTGCGTCGAATCTGAAACAAATCTCTGAAAAACGACCATGGCCCGTAGTTCGTCGCGAAAGCGCATTGGTACCCCGACTTCCGGGCAAAAGCGGCAACGCGATCGTCAACTTCACCGTATGGGTAGGCGAAGTATCGGACCGGCTTGCCTAACAGCTTTTCGAGGATTTGCTTTGAGTGATGAAGTTCCTCGGCAAGCTCGTCGTCCTTCAACAGGGGAAGGGACCGGTGGCTCCAACCGTGCGATCCGATCTCGATTCCAAAATCCCTGATCTTGATGATTTCGTCTTCCTTCATCAATCTCGCCTCTGCCATATTGTAAGGCAGATCCCACCAGTTGTTCTGGCGGGAGAAATCGCTGATAACAAAGACGATAGCTGAAAATCCATACTTGGCCAGCAACGGTGCGGCGTTTTCAAGAGTATCAAGGTAACCGTCATCGAACGTGATCACCAGCGGTTTCTTCACGGGCGGGCCCTGATGGTTGGGGTTAAGTAAATCGTCA from Bacteroidota bacterium includes the following:
- a CDS encoding polysaccharide deacetylase family protein; this translates as MKNGFHNENLVKNGHFPAMMHVPVLMYHRICKPQEVNAGNDYIVSTEIFELQLQYFIHHGYHTLPIDDLLNPNHQGPPVKKPLVITFDDGYLDTLENAAPLLAKYGFSAIVFVISDFSRQNNWWDLPYNMAEARLMKEDEIIKIRDFGIEIGSHGWSHRSLPLLKDDELAEELHHSKQILEKLLGKPVRYFAYPYGEVDDRVAAFARKSGYQCAFATNYGPWSFFRDLFQIRRTLISNRADALYLNFKLSGAEKGVRWMWSVTKQIVGRRPRYNVR